A single region of the Pyricularia oryzae 70-15 chromosome 4, whole genome shotgun sequence genome encodes:
- a CDS encoding FreB protein, which yields MDHQRRGTVATDGSSSTISSIPNALSGRAAKTNMTWANPDISPYNTGLNGVQQDTNMLFKDVLWWMLGISCLVILCIRFSELAWQKLRHVSAMNLAADKQNYWRLTQWGPMPGLKKHLTYAPLGKKRHNREIRLSSAISIGTLPSRLQTVLLVLYATGNLVFMLWVNFKDPNPFRLAAEVRGRSGTLSAVNMIPLFILAGRNNPLIPMLHISFDTYNLIHRWMGRICIIEAIVHTFAWLYVQVNDGGMESVTRKLLHDNFCASGMVGTVAFSIILLQSLSPVRHAFYETFLNAHIILAIIVLACTWVHCATSAHPGGLPQLPWMMAIMVLWLADRFARAIRLAYCNVSKRGYTEAVVEPMPGDAVRVTMKLPRYVDVRPGTHAYLRFAGVNPWENHPFSVAWVDHVPADDALPMQEKETTKLLISKQDMKSEISFIIGAHSGMTRKLYNKATAHGTRAISMRAAFEGPYAGHHSLDSFGHVILFAGATGITHQMSYLKHLIEGYNDRTVATRRIVLVWVIRDNEALEWVRPWMDTVLRIPNRKDILQIKLFVTRPKNPREIQSASNGVQMFPGRPNIPLLVKKEASEQIGAMCVTVCGPGALADDVRDAVRSVQDEGNVCSFVEESFTW from the coding sequence ATGGATCACCAGCGACGCGGGACCGTCGCCACCGATGGATCCTCGTCAACCATCTCATCGATACCCAATGCCTTATCTGGCCGGGCCGCAAAAACTAACATGACATGGGCCAATCCAGACATTTCGCCCTATAACACAGGGCTTAATGGCGTCCAACAGGACACAAATATGTTGTTCAAGGACGTTCTGTGGTGGATGCTGGGAATAAGTTGTCTCGTCATCCTTTGCATTCGATTTAGCGAGCTCGCATGGCAGAAGCTGCGGCACGTGTCGGCAATGAACCTTGCTGCCGACAAACAAAACTATTGGAGGTTGACACAATGGGGTCCTATGCCTGGTTTGAAGAAGCATTTGACATACGCGCCCCTTGGCAAGAAACGACACAACCGTGAGATCCGCCTGTCATCGGCTATCAGCATTGGCACCTTGCCCTCGAGGTTACAGACGGTCCTCTTGGTCCTTTACGCTACCGGCAACCTTGTCTTTATGCTCTGGGTCAACTTCAAGGACCCCAACCCATTCAGACTCGCCGCTGAGGTTCGAGGCAGGTCAGGCACACTTTCGGCCGTCAACATGATTCCTCTTTTCATCCTGGCCGGTCGCAACAACCCCCTCATTCCAATGCTGCACATCAGCTTCGACACGTACAATCTTATCCACCGATGGATGGGCCGCATCTGCATTATCGAGGCTATTGTTCACACCTTTGCCTGGTTGTATGTGCAGGTCAACGACGGCGGTATGGAGTCAGTGACCAGGAAGCTCCTTCATGACAACTTTTGCGCTTCTGGCATGGTTGGTACCGTGGCTTTCTCCATCATCCTGCTCCAGTCGCTCTCCCCTGTCCGCCACGCATTCTACGAGACCTTCCTCAACGCCCACATCATTTTGGCCATCATCGTTTTGGCCTGCACGTGGGTCCATTGCGCGACATCTGCGCACCCTGGGGGCCTTCCCCAGCTTCCCTGGATGATGGCTATCATGGTCTTGTGGTTGGCCGACCGTTTCGCTCGAGCCATCCGCCTCGCTTACTGCAACGTCTCGAAGCGTGGCTACACCGAGGCTGTTGTTGAGCCAATGCCAGGCGATGCTGTCCGCGTCACCATGAAGCTCCCCCGCTATGTCGACGTCCGCCCTGGCACCCATGCTTACCTTCGATTCGCCGGCGTCAACCCCTGGGAGAACCACCCTTTCTCTGTCGCCTGGGTCGACCACGTCCCCGCTGATGATGCCCTGCCCATGCAAGAGAAGGAGACGACGAAGCTGCTAATTAGCAAGCAGGACATGAAGTCGGAAATCTCATTTATCATTGGTGCCCACAGCGGAATGACGCGCAAGCTATACAACAAAGCTACCGCCCACGGTACCCGTGCCATTTCGATGCGCGCTGCGTTCGAGGGCCCCTATGCGGGTCATCACTCGCTCGACAGCTTTGGGCATGTGATTCTCTTCGCTGGCGCAACTGGCATCACACACCAGATGAGCTACCTGAAGCACCTTATCGAGGGCTACAACGACCGCACCGTGGCCACACGTCGCATCGTGCTCGTCTGGGTCATCAGGGACAACGAGGCGTTGGAATGGGTCCGGCCGTGGATGGACACGGTGCTTCGCATCCCCAACCGCAAAGACATATTACAGATCAAGCTCTTCGTCACAAGGCCCAAGAACCCAAGGGAGATTCAGTCTGCCTCTAACGGAGTGCAGATGTTCCCCGGTCGACCAAACATCCCTCTTTTGGTCAAAAAGGAGGCATCGGAGCAGATCGGCGCCATGTGTGTCACAGTCTGCGGTCCTGGTGCCTTGGCCGACGATGTTCGCGATGCTGTTCGATCTGTGCAAGATGAGGGCAACGTATGTTCTTTTGTTGAAGAAAGTTTCACCTGGTAA
- a CDS encoding 2-isopropylmalate synthase, translating to MPMLKDPSTKYRKFPPVNLPDRQWPNKTLDKAPRWLSTDLRDGNQSLVDPMSGDEKWTYFKMLCELGYKEIEVSFPSASQTDFDFTRRLIETPGVVPDDVFLQVLSPCREDLIRRTVESVKGAKKAIIHIYLATSECFRRIVFGFTEEESVELAIRCTKLVRSLTKDDPTQAGTEWGFEFSPETFSDTGLDFAVKICEAVKAAWDPTAESPIIFNLPATVEMSTPNVYADQIEYFCRNISEREKCCISLHPHNDRGCAVAAAELAQMAGADRVEGCLFGNGERTGNVDLVTLALNLYTQGVNPKVDFSDLNRVIGVVEVCNKIPIHPRAPYGGSLVVCAFSGSHQDAIKKGFQLREDSGAGYEDYWQVPYLPLDPKDIGRDYQAVIRVNSQSGKGGAAWIIQQHLHLDLPRGLQVHFSKILQKIADERGRELLPVEITDLFQETYFLKGNPRFSIVDYSITPDRTSSPVPPAPGKTQDTKNLKRVFEGVISADGREYTLRGRGNGPISSLANALRSVGIDLDVNEYKEHAVGKGRDVKAATYIECTASGSSKKLWGVGLHEDVVQSSLIALLSAASSFVASRPGSPVLAVEGIKTNGSEQAPKGLVQSLEAQAESM from the exons ATGCCAAT GCTCAAGGACCCCTCCACAAAATATAGGAAGTTCCCTCCTGTGAACCTCCCCGATCGCCAATGGCCCAACAAGACCCTTGACAAAGCCCCCAGGTGGCTCTCGACCGATCTCAGAGATGGAAACCAGAGTTTGGTTGACCCAATG AGCGGAGACGAGAAATGGACCTACTTCAAGATGCTGTGCGAATTGGGCTACAAGGAGATCGAAGTGTCGTTCCCATCTGCCTCCCAGACCGACTTTGACTTCACCAGGCGCCTGATCGAGACCCCAGGCGTTGTCCCAGACGATGTGTTTCTGCAGGTCCTCTCACCATGCCGGGAGGATCTGATCAGGAGGACTGTCGAGTCCGTCAAGGGCGCCAAGAAGGCCATCATACACATCTACCTCGCCACCAGCGAGTGCTTCCGCCGCATTGTGTTCGGCTTCACCGAAGAGGAGAGCGTGGAGCTGGCTATACGCTGCACAAAATTGGTTCGTTCTCTGACCAAGGACGACCCGACACAGGCTGGTACCGAGTGGGGATTCGAGTTCAGCCCCGAGACCTTCTCGGACACCGGGCTGGACTTTGCTGTCAAGATCTGCGAGGCCGTCAAGGCGGCATGGGACCCAACGGCAGAGAGCCCCATCATCTTCAACCTGCCCGCCACCGTTGAGATGTCGACGCCCAACGTCTACGCCGATCAAATCGAGTACTTCTGCCGCAACATCTCGGAGCGCGAAAAGTGCTGCATTTCGCTGCACCCACACAACGACAGGGGTTGCGCAGTCGCCGCTGCTGAGCTGGCCCAGATGGCCGGCGCGGACCGCGTCGAGGGCTGTCTGTTTGGTAACGGCGAGCGCACTGGCAACGTCGACCTCGTAACCCTGGCCCTCAACCTGTACACTCAGGGTGTAAACcccaaagtcgacttctcaGACCTGAACCGCGTTatcggcgtcgtcgaggtcTGCAACAAGATCCCCATCCACCCCCGTGCGCCTTACGGTGGATCTCTGGTCGTATGCGCCTTCAGCGGCTCGCACCAGGATGCCATCAAGAAGGGCTTCCAGCTGCGCGAGGACAGCGGAGCCGGCTATGAGGACTACTGGCAGGTGCCATACCTGCCTCTGGACCCCAAGGACATCGGGCGCGACTACCAGGCCGTCATCAGGGTCAACTCGCAGTCTGGAAAGGGCGGCGCGGCCTGGATCATCCAGCAGCACCTGCACCTGGACCTCCCGCGCGGTCTGCAAGTGCACTTCAGCAAGATCCTGCAGAAGATTGCGGACGAGCGGGGTCGCGAGCTGCTCCCGGTGGAGATTACGGACCTGTTCCAGGAGACCTACTTCCTGAAGGGCAATCCGAGGTTCAGCATTGTCGACTACTCCATCACACCCGACAGGACCTCGAGCCCAGTGCCGCCAGCGCCGGGCAAGACGCAGGACACCAAGAACCTCAAGCGAGTCTTCGAGGGTGTCATCTCGGCCGACGGTCGGGAGTACACCCTGCGTGGCCGGGGAAACGGCCCCATCTCGTCGCTGGCCAATGCGCTGCGGTCAGTCGGTATCGACCTCGACGTCAACGAGTACAAGGAGCACGCCGTTGGAAAGGGTCGTGATGTCAAGGCTGCGACGTACATTGAGTGCACAGCATCGGGCAGCAGCAAAAAGCTATGGGGCGTGGGCCTTCACGAGGATGTGGTTCAGAGCTCGCTGATTGCTCTGTTGAGCGCGGCCAGCAGT TTCGTCGCTAGCCGCCCGGGAAGTCCCGTGCTGGCCGTCGAAGGCATCAAGACCAACGGTAGTGAACAAGCACCCAAGGGTCTGGTCCAGTCCCTTGAGGCACAAGCTGAATCCATGTAA